Proteins from a single region of Psychrobacter cryohalolentis K5:
- the rpsG gene encoding 30S ribosomal protein S7, translating to MPRRRVVATREILPDPKFGSQTVAKFINHVMSHGKKSTAERIVYGALETVSQKRNIEDPVSFFEEVLENVRPMVEVKARRVGGATYQVPMEVRPSRRTALAMRWLAEAAAKRSEKSMALRLAGELNDAADGKGNAMKKRDEVHRMADANKAFSHYRF from the coding sequence ATGCCAAGACGTCGCGTCGTTGCTACCCGTGAGATCCTACCGGATCCTAAATTTGGTAGCCAAACTGTTGCAAAATTCATCAACCATGTCATGAGTCATGGTAAAAAATCTACTGCTGAGCGTATCGTTTACGGTGCACTTGAGACAGTAAGCCAAAAGCGTAACATCGAAGATCCAGTTTCTTTCTTTGAAGAAGTATTGGAAAATGTTCGCCCAATGGTTGAAGTAAAAGCTCGCCGTGTTGGTGGTGCAACCTACCAAGTGCCAATGGAAGTACGCCCCTCCCGTCGTACCGCCTTGGCTATGCGTTGGTTAGCTGAAGCTGCTGCAAAGCGTTCTGAAAAATCAATGGCTTTGCGTTTAGCTGGCGAATTGAATGATGCTGCTGATGGCAAAGGTAATGCTATGAAGAAGCGTGACGAAGTTCACCGCATGGCAGATGCTAACAAAGCATTCTCTCATTACCGTTTCTAA
- the rpsL gene encoding 30S ribosomal protein S12: MATTNQLIRKGRKTIKEKSKVPALEACPQRRGVCTRVYTTTPKKPNSAMRKVCRVRLTSGYEVSSYIGGEGHNLQEHSVVLIRGGRVKDLPGVRYHTVRGALDCAGVKDRKQGRSKYGAKKPKV; encoded by the coding sequence ATGGCAACAACTAACCAATTGATTCGTAAAGGTCGCAAAACCATCAAGGAAAAGTCAAAAGTTCCTGCGTTGGAAGCGTGCCCACAACGCCGTGGTGTATGTACTCGCGTATATACTACTACCCCTAAAAAACCTAACTCAGCCATGCGTAAAGTATGTCGTGTACGTTTGACTTCAGGTTATGAAGTATCAAGCTACATCGGCGGCGAAGGTCATAACCTACAAGAGCACAGTGTTGTTCTTATCCGTGGTGGTCGTGTAAAAGATCTACCAGGTGTACGTTATCACACCGTTCGTGGTGCACTAGATTGCGCAGGCGTTAAAGACCGTAAGCAAGGTCGTTCTAAATATGGTGCTAAGAAACCTAAAGTTTAA
- a CDS encoding EcsC family protein has protein sequence MGKRSTLSKGISTVGSFTRGNLERMGAMIDSANAKTGKPRQFKAVNLGDEDYQQDLFREQTLKATQQLLGTRFAAYGKYAKKVVPNSFFESTVDGAFAQIAKLADNWSQIDLPNQHRFANIVSLDDEQRYALATDIANQNRALATLGGVTGLAGLPGLLADTLWLLLVSLRTVYQLGAVYNKPLTGKQGVKMAYELLANADLSKMQEKQALLAGIGIGKGLLDSAQSSGLHNELKNLGLQNKKVNFYAEQVDSIASQVGVDLDQINLTWIRRFLPATAVIVGMRYNSQLIDEVIGVAQATFAPEAKLANRAITDDSSSEVKVSKATGSTEQKEDKAQDTASLEKESKEKESKDAASKNIKSDANAAKDTQKKADDKENDVDAIADEKKTSEKKVDSTKNDKQNSADKSSDSKTKKAAAKSSK, from the coding sequence ATGGGAAAGCGTAGCACTTTATCGAAAGGTATTAGTACGGTTGGCTCTTTTACGCGTGGCAATCTAGAGCGTATGGGTGCCATGATTGATAGCGCGAATGCAAAAACTGGCAAACCGCGTCAATTTAAAGCGGTGAACTTAGGCGATGAAGATTACCAACAAGATTTGTTCCGTGAGCAAACGTTAAAAGCCACTCAGCAGTTATTGGGCACACGCTTTGCTGCTTATGGTAAATATGCCAAAAAAGTCGTGCCAAACAGCTTTTTTGAGTCGACCGTTGATGGCGCTTTTGCTCAAATTGCTAAGCTTGCCGACAACTGGAGTCAAATTGATTTACCGAATCAGCATCGCTTTGCCAATATTGTGAGCTTAGACGACGAGCAGCGTTACGCGTTAGCGACCGATATCGCCAATCAAAACCGTGCATTAGCGACGCTTGGCGGTGTTACAGGTTTGGCAGGTTTGCCGGGCTTGCTTGCGGATACATTATGGTTATTGTTGGTTTCTCTACGCACTGTTTATCAATTGGGCGCTGTTTATAATAAACCGTTAACTGGTAAGCAAGGCGTCAAAATGGCCTATGAGTTACTTGCCAATGCAGATCTCAGCAAAATGCAAGAGAAGCAAGCATTGCTGGCAGGTATTGGTATTGGTAAAGGTTTACTGGATAGCGCCCAAAGCAGCGGTTTACACAATGAGCTCAAAAACTTAGGCTTGCAGAATAAAAAAGTTAATTTTTACGCAGAGCAAGTGGACAGTATTGCTAGTCAGGTCGGTGTTGATTTGGATCAAATTAACTTAACATGGATACGCCGATTCCTACCAGCCACTGCCGTTATCGTTGGTATGCGCTATAACAGTCAGCTGATTGATGAGGTCATTGGCGTTGCTCAAGCAACTTTTGCGCCAGAAGCTAAGCTTGCCAATCGCGCTATTACGGATGACAGTAGTAGCGAAGTAAAGGTTAGTAAGGCAACGGGCAGCACTGAGCAGAAAGAAGACAAAGCTCAAGATACCGCATCACTAGAGAAGGAATCTAAAGAAAAAGAATCAAAAGATGCAGCCTCAAAAAACATAAAGTCAGACGCCAATGCTGCAAAAGATACTCAGAAAAAAGCTGACGATAAAGAAAACGATGTTGATGCTATAGCTGACGAAAAGAAGACTAGTGAAAAGAAAGTCGACAGCACTAAGAATGATAAGCAGAATAGTGCAGATAAATCTTCTGACAGCAAAACAAAGAAAGCCGCTGCTAAGTCGAGTAAATAA
- a CDS encoding beta-ketoacyl-ACP synthase II — protein sequence MRRVVITGAGIVSCIGHDLATVTEALKQGRSGITFNESYAEHEFKSHVSGSIDHSQLDTSAIDRKLKRFFSDASLYAYVSALSAIKHAGLSLETINNNPRVGVVASSGGASTENIANAIDAMREKGLRGVGAMAVPKTMGSSVSAALATGLKIQGISYSLTSACATSTHCIGHAAELIQLGKADVILAGGSEAEHWTQSCMFDAMGAVSTQYNGTPELASRAYDKDRDGFVIAAGGAMVVVESLEHAQARGANILAEIVGYGASSDGAEMVAPSGEGAVRCMKLALAEAGLESVDYINSHGTSTPLGDITELKAIAKVFDNDISKVPAISSTKSMTGHSLGAVGAQELIYCLLMLQDRFIAPSINITELDPAAKGFDIVTEKRDLELETLMSNSFGFGGTNATLIIKKFDA from the coding sequence ATGCGCCGCGTTGTTATCACTGGAGCAGGGATTGTCTCTTGTATCGGACATGATTTGGCTACTGTCACAGAGGCTCTTAAACAAGGACGCTCTGGCATCACGTTCAACGAATCTTATGCTGAGCACGAGTTCAAATCACACGTCAGCGGCAGTATTGATCACTCACAGCTTGATACCTCAGCTATTGACCGCAAACTAAAACGGTTTTTTAGTGACGCAAGCCTATATGCTTATGTCAGTGCGTTAAGTGCCATTAAGCACGCTGGACTCTCTTTAGAAACCATCAATAACAATCCGCGTGTGGGCGTGGTCGCCAGCTCAGGCGGCGCGTCAACAGAAAATATCGCCAATGCAATAGACGCCATGCGAGAAAAAGGGTTACGCGGCGTTGGTGCGATGGCTGTACCAAAAACAATGGGCAGCTCAGTATCAGCGGCGCTTGCTACGGGTCTAAAAATCCAAGGTATCTCATACTCATTAACCTCGGCTTGTGCCACGTCAACGCATTGTATCGGTCATGCTGCCGAGCTTATTCAATTGGGTAAAGCCGATGTGATACTCGCTGGTGGTAGTGAGGCAGAACATTGGACTCAGTCTTGTATGTTTGATGCCATGGGCGCTGTTAGCACTCAATACAACGGTACTCCAGAGCTTGCCTCAAGAGCTTATGATAAAGACCGTGATGGTTTTGTTATCGCGGCAGGTGGCGCGATGGTAGTCGTTGAAAGTCTTGAGCATGCCCAAGCACGCGGTGCCAATATTTTGGCTGAAATTGTCGGTTATGGTGCCAGCTCTGATGGCGCAGAAATGGTTGCGCCAAGCGGTGAAGGCGCAGTACGCTGCATGAAACTAGCACTTGCTGAAGCGGGTTTAGAAAGCGTAGATTATATCAATAGCCATGGTACCAGTACGCCACTTGGTGACATCACTGAGCTTAAAGCTATTGCTAAAGTATTTGATAACGATATCAGTAAAGTGCCTGCCATTAGCTCGACTAAGTCTATGACAGGTCATAGCTTAGGTGCGGTTGGTGCACAAGAGCTGATTTATTGCTTACTGATGTTACAAGACAGATTTATTGCACCAAGTATCAATATTACAGAATTAGATCCGGCTGCCAAAGGCTTTGATATCGTCACTGAAAAACGCGATCTTGAGCTTGAAACTCTTATGAGCAATAGCTTTGGCTTTGGCGGTACCAATGCAACACTAATCATCAAAAAGTTTGACGCTTAA